In Streptomyces hawaiiensis, one genomic interval encodes:
- the solA gene encoding N-methyl-L-tryptophan oxidase has translation MSTPKRVAVIGAGGSMGSQTMWRLAARGAEVVGYDRYAPGHDRGAAGGESRIFRSGNLWDAAYLPLLRLADRMWEQLQQETGRVLRTRNGCLVMGETASPSMQVLLSSITDHGLKDNELLDRAELARRYPQHVLPEGHTAVLDRAGGTIRPEASVQAAAERAGQLGARLHRYTTVREVTPRPGGGVDIVTDHGTDHVDTAVVTAGPWINTLLPDLSREVQIHRVISSWHIPTTHDWFAGGAPAFVRSAPHACYGLPSPDGVSVKIGLSRAHYAQVPDPERLDRTVDPSELGLFREFIREFMPDLNPDPIRLSVYMEGYTESGNPLVGHLPGQDDLIVMAGFSGGGFKFSPAMGEIAADLALDGTTEHPIDFLAPTTLGAV, from the coding sequence ATGAGTACTCCGAAACGTGTCGCGGTGATCGGTGCCGGCGGCAGCATGGGCAGTCAGACCATGTGGCGACTGGCCGCCCGCGGTGCCGAGGTCGTCGGCTACGACCGGTACGCCCCGGGGCACGATCGAGGTGCGGCCGGCGGCGAGTCCCGGATCTTCCGCTCCGGCAACCTCTGGGACGCCGCGTACCTCCCGCTGCTGCGCCTCGCGGACCGGATGTGGGAGCAGCTCCAGCAGGAGACGGGCCGGGTGCTGCGCACGCGCAACGGCTGCCTGGTGATGGGGGAGACCGCATCGCCGTCCATGCAGGTCCTGCTGTCCTCCATCACCGACCACGGTCTCAAGGACAACGAGCTCCTGGACCGGGCCGAGCTCGCCCGCCGCTACCCCCAGCACGTCCTGCCCGAAGGACACACGGCCGTCCTCGACCGGGCCGGCGGCACCATCAGGCCCGAGGCGTCGGTCCAGGCCGCCGCCGAGCGGGCCGGGCAGCTGGGTGCCCGGCTGCACCGCTACACCACCGTGCGGGAGGTGACCCCCCGGCCCGGTGGCGGCGTCGACATCGTCACCGACCACGGCACCGACCACGTGGACACCGCGGTCGTGACCGCCGGCCCCTGGATCAACACGCTGCTCCCGGACCTCTCGCGTGAGGTGCAGATCCACCGGGTGATCAGCTCATGGCACATCCCCACCACCCACGACTGGTTCGCGGGCGGCGCCCCCGCCTTCGTACGCAGTGCGCCGCACGCCTGTTACGGACTGCCCTCGCCCGACGGCGTCTCCGTCAAGATCGGGCTGTCCCGCGCCCACTATGCCCAGGTTCCTGATCCCGAACGGCTGGACCGCACGGTCGACCCGTCGGAACTCGGCCTGTTCCGCGAGTTCATCCGCGAGTTCATGCCCGACCTCAACCCCGACCCCATACGCCTGTCCGTCTACATGGAGGGCTACACCGAATCGGGAAACCCACTCGTCGGGCACCTGCCCGGACAGGACGACCTCATCGTCATGGCCGGATTCTCCGGCGGCGGATTCAAGTTCTCACCCGCCATGGGCGAAATCGCCGCCGACCTCGCCCTCGACGGCACCACCGAACACCCCATCGACTTCCTCGCACCGACCACACTCGGCGCCGTCTGA
- a CDS encoding transketolase-like TK C-terminal-containing protein — MTTSIEQPVPARPASEDATLRAIRNRVLWLSTAIVHHANRVRPNPYGMKVGGHQASSASMVSIMTSLWFEHLRPGDRVSVKPHASPVLHAVNHLLGDLDASYLTTLRQFGGLQSYPSRSKDPDPADYSTGSVGIGATAPVWGALARRYVDGHFGAGGTGRQYSLVGDAELDEGAVWEAVLDPMVAELGEVVWIVDLNRQSLDRVVPDIGASRLQGMFAAAGWQVITAKYGSLLEETFQRPGGEALRARLDTMSNPEYQRLLRCDVDELRTRLPDSDILRSLVDGLTDDVLLEALGSLGGHDLTALRQAFHDIDETRPTVIFAYTVKGWGLASQGHPQNHSALLTEQQMAELATRLGTSLDDPWHGFEPGTPEALLCAATAARLRRTPVPALPTVTVPADLGRTPTGRATTQAALGRALLDLNRAAPQTAARVVTVSPDVSSSTNLGGWVNKVGVWSPTARPDWFADDAETILHWREQPTGRHLELGIAETNLVGVLGELGATWSRWGQPLLPIGVMYDPFVERALEPWSFGIYAGGQSILVGTPSGVTLAPEGGAHQSIKTPSIGLEQPGCVSYEPAFVLDAEWTLLAALNQLGKPGGSSAYLRLSTRSVDQALAVVPQDPAAREHRRRQVVAGAYALRKPADPAVTICAMGALLPEALQAAERLSALGHEAEVVCVTSADLLFRAVQARAGRDESASWILNAVLPADRARPMVTVLDGHPHTLAFLAGVNGVPACHLGVTRFGQSGNLQDVYRYHGVDVDSIIAAGLDLL, encoded by the coding sequence ATGACGACGTCGATCGAGCAGCCGGTCCCAGCTCGGCCGGCATCCGAGGACGCGACCCTGCGCGCGATCCGGAACCGGGTGCTCTGGCTGTCCACCGCGATCGTCCACCACGCCAACCGCGTCCGGCCCAACCCGTACGGCATGAAGGTCGGCGGTCACCAGGCGTCCAGCGCGTCGATGGTCTCGATCATGACCAGCCTGTGGTTCGAGCACCTGCGACCCGGCGACCGGGTCTCGGTGAAGCCGCACGCCTCCCCGGTTCTGCACGCCGTCAACCACCTCCTCGGCGACCTGGACGCGTCCTACCTCACGACCCTGCGTCAGTTCGGCGGCCTGCAGAGCTACCCGAGCAGGTCCAAGGACCCGGACCCGGCCGACTACTCGACCGGCTCGGTCGGCATCGGCGCCACGGCTCCGGTCTGGGGCGCACTGGCCCGCCGGTACGTAGACGGGCACTTCGGTGCCGGCGGAACCGGCAGGCAGTACTCCCTGGTCGGTGACGCGGAGCTCGACGAGGGAGCGGTCTGGGAGGCCGTCCTCGACCCGATGGTCGCCGAGCTCGGCGAGGTCGTGTGGATCGTCGACCTCAACCGGCAGTCCCTGGACCGGGTCGTACCCGACATCGGCGCCTCGCGGCTGCAGGGCATGTTCGCCGCGGCCGGGTGGCAGGTGATCACCGCGAAGTACGGAAGCCTCCTGGAGGAGACATTCCAGCGCCCCGGTGGGGAGGCCCTCCGTGCGCGCCTCGACACCATGAGCAACCCGGAGTACCAGCGACTGCTCCGCTGCGACGTGGATGAGCTGCGTACCCGCCTGCCCGACTCCGACATACTGCGGTCGCTGGTCGACGGTCTCACCGACGATGTGCTCCTCGAAGCGCTGGGCAGCCTCGGCGGCCATGACCTGACCGCGCTGCGCCAGGCGTTCCACGACATCGACGAAACACGCCCGACGGTGATCTTCGCCTACACCGTCAAGGGCTGGGGCCTGGCCAGCCAGGGCCACCCGCAGAACCACTCCGCGCTCCTCACCGAACAGCAGATGGCCGAGCTGGCGACCCGTCTCGGGACGAGCCTGGACGACCCCTGGCACGGCTTCGAGCCTGGAACGCCGGAGGCGCTGCTGTGCGCCGCGACCGCCGCTCGGCTGCGGCGCACGCCGGTTCCGGCACTGCCGACCGTCACGGTCCCGGCCGACCTCGGCCGTACGCCGACCGGCCGGGCGACGACCCAGGCAGCCCTCGGCCGGGCACTCCTCGACCTCAACCGAGCCGCACCCCAGACCGCCGCACGTGTCGTGACGGTCAGCCCGGACGTCAGCTCCAGCACCAACCTCGGCGGCTGGGTCAACAAGGTCGGCGTCTGGTCGCCGACCGCCCGCCCCGACTGGTTCGCCGACGACGCCGAGACCATCCTGCACTGGCGCGAGCAGCCCACCGGCCGCCACCTCGAACTCGGCATCGCCGAGACCAACCTGGTCGGTGTGCTCGGTGAGCTCGGCGCCACCTGGTCGCGCTGGGGCCAGCCGTTGCTGCCGATCGGGGTGATGTACGACCCCTTCGTCGAACGCGCCCTCGAACCCTGGTCGTTCGGCATCTACGCGGGCGGCCAGTCGATCCTCGTCGGCACCCCCTCCGGCGTCACACTCGCTCCCGAAGGGGGCGCGCACCAGTCGATCAAGACCCCGTCGATCGGTCTGGAGCAGCCCGGGTGCGTGTCGTACGAGCCCGCGTTCGTGCTCGACGCCGAGTGGACCCTCCTCGCGGCCCTGAACCAGCTCGGCAAGCCCGGCGGCTCCTCGGCATACCTGCGGCTCTCCACCCGAAGCGTCGACCAGGCACTGGCCGTCGTTCCGCAGGACCCGGCCGCGCGTGAACACCGCAGACGCCAGGTCGTCGCCGGCGCCTACGCGCTGCGCAAGCCCGCGGACCCGGCCGTGACCATCTGTGCCATGGGCGCACTCCTCCCCGAGGCACTCCAGGCCGCCGAACGCCTGTCGGCGCTCGGCCACGAGGCCGAGGTCGTCTGCGTCACCAGTGCCGACCTGCTGTTCCGCGCGGTCCAGGCACGAGCCGGCCGCGACGAGTCCGCGAGCTGGATCCTCAACGCGGTCCTCCCCGCCGACCGGGCCCGGCCGATGGTGACGGTGCTCGACGGCCACCCGCACACGCTGGCCTTCCTGGCCGGTGTCAACGGGGTTCCGGCTTGCCATCTCGGAGTGACGCGTTTCGGCCAGTCAGGAAACCTGCAGGACGTTTACCGCTACCACGGAGTGGACGTCGACAGCATCATCGCCGCCGGCCTGGACCTTCTCTGA
- a CDS encoding trans-sulfuration enzyme family protein, whose product MTQHDNHGLATRLVHAGDPQNPRRSVAVPVVDSAAFVMENYAHHMQIEETLSTAPYYSRGYNPTVEALETKLAAIESAPAALAFNAGMAAISTTLLTLGRNGGHIIASDKVFSTSTRWLQENFSTFGGEVTFVNCNDLAEVEAAFRPNTRAVFFEEFTNPLLNVLDLEGLIALAHAHEALAVVDNTFASPALFRPYEFGADLVVHSATKYMSGHGRVLAGALSGHQALIVEIAELRRQMGTIITPHNAAGILQGLQTLDLRVGRASETAHRLALLAVDHEATADVYYPGLPGNVGHDIATRLTGGRYGGMLSFTLNDQSKKAAVYDAFELIIRATSLGDVASLVDSTDDPDVLRISVGIEDPDDLAADLEKALNAAL is encoded by the coding sequence GTGACGCAGCACGACAACCATGGCCTGGCAACTCGGCTCGTACATGCCGGCGACCCGCAGAACCCGCGACGCTCGGTAGCCGTGCCCGTGGTCGACTCCGCGGCGTTCGTCATGGAGAACTACGCCCACCACATGCAGATCGAAGAGACGCTGTCGACGGCGCCGTACTACTCCCGGGGATACAACCCGACCGTGGAGGCGCTGGAAACCAAGCTGGCCGCCATCGAATCCGCGCCTGCGGCGCTGGCCTTCAACGCCGGAATGGCCGCGATCTCCACGACCCTGCTCACCCTGGGCCGCAACGGCGGCCACATCATCGCGTCCGACAAGGTCTTCTCCACCAGCACGCGCTGGTTGCAGGAGAATTTCAGCACCTTCGGCGGTGAGGTGACGTTCGTCAACTGCAACGACCTGGCAGAGGTCGAGGCGGCATTCCGTCCGAACACCCGCGCGGTGTTCTTCGAAGAGTTCACCAACCCCTTGCTCAACGTACTCGACCTCGAAGGCCTCATCGCCCTGGCCCACGCACATGAGGCGCTCGCCGTGGTGGACAACACCTTCGCCTCCCCGGCACTGTTCCGGCCCTACGAGTTCGGCGCGGACCTGGTCGTGCACAGCGCCACGAAGTACATGTCGGGACACGGCCGGGTGCTGGCGGGCGCGCTGTCGGGGCACCAGGCACTGATCGTGGAGATCGCCGAGCTCCGCCGACAGATGGGCACGATCATCACCCCGCACAACGCGGCCGGGATCCTCCAGGGCCTGCAGACCCTGGACCTTCGAGTCGGCCGGGCCTCCGAGACCGCACACCGCCTGGCACTGCTCGCGGTCGATCACGAGGCCACGGCGGACGTCTACTATCCGGGGCTGCCCGGGAACGTCGGACACGACATCGCCACCAGGCTGACGGGCGGCCGCTACGGCGGCATGCTGTCCTTCACCCTCAACGACCAGAGCAAGAAGGCAGCCGTCTACGACGCCTTCGAGCTGATCATCAGGGCGACCAGCCTCGGCGACGTCGCCAGCCTCGTCGACAGCACGGACGACCCCGACGTGCTCCGCATCTCCGTGGGAATCGAAGACCCCGACGACCTCGCCGCGGACCTGGAGAAGGCGCTCAACGCCGCCCTCTAG
- a CDS encoding Lrp/AsnC family transcriptional regulator gives MVDRPVDDIDLSLLRALQADARAPISTLSQAAGVSRATAYARLAQMRETGVIHSLTVCVDPQSVGLTLAAFLLLKTSPDPLKPAWTSISSQLSAIPEVEYAADIAGEFDLLILARLRDTEHLRSFIDVDVRRVPGVAATRTLLVLHEVHQRSLILPAQTSGAPH, from the coding sequence GTGGTTGATCGTCCGGTCGATGACATCGATCTGTCCCTGCTGCGCGCGCTCCAGGCCGACGCCCGGGCACCCATCAGCACACTGAGTCAGGCAGCGGGGGTGTCCCGCGCCACGGCGTACGCGCGCCTCGCACAGATGCGGGAGACGGGAGTGATCCACAGCCTGACCGTCTGCGTCGACCCGCAGAGCGTCGGGCTCACTCTCGCCGCGTTCCTGCTGCTCAAGACGTCACCCGATCCTTTGAAACCGGCGTGGACCTCGATCAGCTCCCAACTCAGCGCCATACCGGAAGTTGAGTACGCCGCCGACATCGCCGGCGAGTTCGACCTGCTGATCCTGGCCAGGCTGCGCGACACCGAACACCTGCGGTCCTTCATCGACGTCGACGTACGCCGCGTTCCAGGAGTCGCCGCCACCCGGACGCTGCTGGTACTCCACGAGGTACATCAACGATCGTTGATCCTGCCGGCCCAGACGTCCGGCGCTCCGCACTGA
- a CDS encoding branched-chain amino acid transporter permease encodes MSEPSVTYLVGVVLVSAAVTWTLRAAPFALLAPLRRSRLLPYLNASMPVGVMTILVIYSLLSSASTSQGARPWAALAIATAVTAAVHLWRRNFVLSILIGTGLHVALASTVLAA; translated from the coding sequence ATGTCTGAGCCCAGCGTCACCTACCTGGTGGGAGTCGTGCTGGTCAGCGCCGCGGTCACCTGGACGTTGCGGGCCGCTCCGTTCGCGCTCCTGGCGCCGCTGCGCCGCAGTCGCCTGCTGCCCTATCTCAACGCCAGCATGCCAGTCGGCGTCATGACCATCCTCGTCATCTACTCGCTACTGTCATCCGCTTCGACGTCCCAGGGGGCGCGTCCATGGGCCGCCTTGGCCATCGCCACGGCCGTCACTGCGGCCGTCCACCTGTGGCGCCGCAACTTCGTGCTGAGCATCCTGATCGGGACCGGCCTGCACGTCGCCCTCGCCTCCACCGTGCTCGCCGCCTGA
- a CDS encoding AzlC family ABC transporter permease, with protein sequence MGQLGVAQPCVLTELLDNCAINGIEVANIAHGDIVGHELAIEAHLDLSSIALMSLKSPVLATTEQSPSSQQPGQVRLAVTHSLPAVLGVIPMGVAFGVLVTHSGLEWWWATVFATVVFAGSLEFLLIGLVTAMAPLSQVAVTALLVNFRHVFYALSFPMHRIHGPLAKTYSTFTLTDEAWALTTAPEAQFWSRRRILAIQATFQVNWVGSVTLGALGGGLVPDSLVGLQFAVIAFFLVLAIDAIRATRSVPIPLAAVVSALIGHGLFGTQMLVPALAMFTGFLLIRYALRRGKVDQDV encoded by the coding sequence GTGGGCCAGCTCGGTGTTGCTCAACCTTGCGTCCTGACGGAGCTCCTCGATAATTGCGCGATCAATGGCATCGAGGTCGCGAATATTGCGCATGGCGACATCGTAGGGCACGAATTAGCAATCGAGGCCCACCTCGACCTCTCTAGCATTGCTCTTATGTCCCTCAAGTCCCCTGTACTGGCTACGACGGAACAGTCGCCCAGCTCTCAGCAGCCCGGCCAGGTCCGTCTGGCTGTCACGCATTCGCTGCCCGCCGTCCTCGGTGTGATTCCGATGGGGGTGGCGTTCGGTGTGCTGGTCACTCACTCGGGCCTGGAATGGTGGTGGGCGACCGTGTTCGCCACGGTCGTGTTCGCCGGTTCCTTGGAGTTCCTGCTCATCGGCCTGGTCACCGCCATGGCTCCGCTGAGCCAGGTCGCCGTGACCGCGCTCCTCGTGAACTTCCGGCACGTCTTCTACGCGCTGTCGTTTCCCATGCACCGGATCCACGGGCCCCTCGCGAAGACCTACAGCACGTTCACCCTCACTGACGAGGCATGGGCGTTGACCACAGCGCCGGAGGCGCAGTTCTGGTCGCGTCGCCGCATTCTCGCCATCCAGGCCACGTTCCAGGTGAACTGGGTTGGCAGCGTCACCCTCGGAGCGCTCGGCGGCGGCCTCGTTCCCGACAGCCTGGTGGGGCTCCAGTTCGCCGTCATCGCGTTCTTTCTGGTCCTGGCCATTGACGCGATCCGGGCGACCCGAAGCGTGCCGATCCCGCTCGCTGCTGTGGTGTCCGCACTCATCGGACACGGTCTCTTCGGCACTCAGATGCTGGTCCCCGCGCTGGCCATGTTCACCGGGTTCCTGCTGATCCGATATGCGCTCCGACGTGGGAAGGTCGACCAGGATGTCTGA
- a CDS encoding Lrp/AsnC family transcriptional regulator encodes MSNTELAHRVRLTPAPCLRRVKRLEQEGIITGYHAKVDPAAAGRSFEVTVAVEVTVNDQRSLEEFESAVAALEEVVEVRRVFGSPDYILRVLVADVGEYERFQTTKFLRLPGVSRTISHQTMKLVKQEW; translated from the coding sequence TTGAGCAACACCGAGCTGGCCCACCGCGTACGCCTGACCCCCGCCCCCTGCCTGCGTCGGGTCAAGCGCCTCGAACAAGAGGGCATCATCACCGGCTACCACGCGAAAGTGGACCCGGCCGCCGCGGGGCGCTCGTTCGAGGTCACGGTCGCGGTCGAGGTCACGGTGAACGACCAACGCTCGTTGGAGGAGTTCGAGTCTGCCGTCGCCGCCCTGGAGGAGGTGGTAGAGGTCCGTCGGGTATTCGGCAGCCCGGACTACATCCTGCGGGTCCTGGTCGCCGACGTCGGCGAATACGAGCGGTTCCAGACGACCAAGTTCCTCAGGCTCCCCGGTGTCAGTCGGACCATCTCCCACCAGACCATGAAACTGGTCAAGCAGGAATGGTGA
- a CDS encoding IS3 family transposase has translation MWYREAHSLAPRTTHQDPDQARTNSASQQTIPPFVAGQKRGQACTTSRRRTYWHSRSHFSLDRLEKCCRHSALSPLYNATQREPRTASAARPDHTPSQHSSDPYRWRQAEKEPCERIRQDTELTGQIRQIHQDSGGIYGSPRIHAVLKREGVHVGRKRVERLMRQAGLAGVSPRRSKGFTHRGLDADLAPACSGPSACP, from the coding sequence ATGTGGTACCGCGAGGCCCACTCGCTAGCACCACGGACTACTCACCAAGATCCGGACCAGGCGCGGACCAACTCGGCTTCGCAGCAGACGATTCCGCCCTTTGTCGCAGGTCAGAAGCGAGGTCAGGCGTGTACCACCAGCAGACGAAGAACCTACTGGCACTCTCGGTCACACTTCTCTCTAGACCGGCTTGAGAAGTGTTGCCGACACTCGGCCTTGTCGCCTCTCTACAACGCCACCCAACGAGAGCCTCGCACTGCGTCCGCGGCGAGGCCGGACCACACCCCGAGTCAGCATTCGTCCGACCCCTACCGCTGGCGCCAGGCCGAGAAGGAACCCTGTGAACGGATCCGCCAGGACACCGAGCTGACCGGGCAGATTCGTCAGATCCACCAGGACTCCGGCGGCATCTACGGATCGCCCAGGATCCATGCTGTCCTCAAACGCGAGGGCGTCCACGTCGGCCGCAAACGGGTCGAGCGGCTCATGCGCCAGGCCGGCCTGGCCGGGGTCAGCCCCCGCAGGAGCAAGGGCTTCACCCACCGGGGCCTAGATGCGGACCTCGCACCTGCCTGCTCCGGACCATCGGCGTGCCCCTGA
- a CDS encoding VOC family protein encodes MDFVSIRIITSDVARLVEFYERATGMQAIRATEDFAELKTAGATLAIAGTRTVPLFAPGSARPADNHSVITEFLVDDVDRVHQNLTGFVTHFVNEPTTMPWGNRSLLFRDPDGNLVNFFTPVTPEAIEKFAR; translated from the coding sequence ATGGACTTCGTCTCGATCCGCATCATCACCAGCGACGTCGCACGCCTCGTCGAGTTCTACGAGCGAGCTACAGGGATGCAGGCGATACGGGCCACCGAGGACTTCGCCGAACTCAAGACCGCGGGCGCAACCCTCGCGATCGCCGGCACCCGCACCGTCCCGCTGTTCGCCCCGGGCTCCGCCCGCCCGGCGGACAACCACAGCGTGATCACCGAGTTCCTCGTCGACGACGTGGACCGCGTTCACCAGAACCTGACCGGCTTCGTCACCCACTTCGTCAACGAGCCCACCACGATGCCCTGGGGCAACCGGTCGCTGTTGTTCCGCGACCCCGACGGCAACCTCGTCAACTTCTTCACCCCCGTCACCCCGGAGGCCATCGAAAAGTTCGCACGCTGA
- a CDS encoding helix-turn-helix transcriptional regulator has protein sequence MPRPTGRVLTLLELLQSGGTRTVAELADRLGVEGRTVRRYVDQLIDLDVPVESVRGRYGGYRLAPGYRLPPLMLSDDEALAVLLGLVAGRRAGLTTTERTANETASAKIRRVLPKHIARRLDTLLEALAFTDQPGELDHPDAGLLLTIADAVRHRRPVSIRYTDRDGRRSERTLHAYGIVAHAGRWYVTGKDAQVGEDRTFRLDRIAAARALPGSFEAPVGPGPAQRVLSGFATAEYRHQVTLRIHGTVEQIRAHLPASVASLEEHEPAAGQDPAAEHWLRVELRAERLDWLPPVLASLDRPFAIERPDELRALVIALADRFTSYARQA, from the coding sequence ATGCCACGACCCACCGGCCGCGTGCTGACACTCCTGGAGCTGCTGCAGTCGGGCGGCACCCGGACTGTGGCCGAGCTCGCCGACCGTCTCGGCGTCGAAGGGCGCACTGTGCGGCGGTATGTGGACCAACTGATCGACCTGGACGTGCCCGTGGAGTCGGTGCGCGGCCGCTACGGCGGGTACCGGCTGGCTCCCGGGTACCGCTTGCCTCCGCTCATGCTCAGCGACGACGAGGCGCTGGCCGTGCTGCTCGGCCTGGTCGCCGGCCGCCGGGCAGGGCTGACGACGACGGAGCGCACGGCAAACGAGACGGCGTCAGCGAAGATCCGGCGGGTGCTGCCCAAGCACATCGCCCGCCGGCTCGACACACTCCTGGAAGCTCTCGCCTTCACGGATCAGCCCGGCGAGTTGGACCACCCGGACGCCGGGCTCCTGCTCACCATCGCCGATGCGGTGCGCCACCGCCGACCGGTCTCGATCCGCTACACCGACCGCGACGGACGGCGCAGCGAACGCACACTGCACGCGTACGGGATCGTCGCCCATGCGGGCCGGTGGTACGTGACGGGCAAGGACGCCCAGGTCGGCGAGGACCGAACCTTCCGGCTCGATCGCATCGCAGCCGCGAGGGCCCTGCCCGGCTCATTCGAAGCGCCCGTGGGTCCCGGTCCGGCACAACGCGTGTTGTCAGGATTCGCCACGGCCGAGTACAGGCATCAGGTCACCTTGCGGATCCACGGGACAGTTGAGCAGATCCGCGCCCATCTCCCCGCCAGCGTCGCGAGCCTGGAGGAGCACGAGCCTGCGGCCGGCCAGGACCCGGCGGCCGAGCACTGGCTGCGCGTCGAGTTGCGGGCGGAGCGGCTCGACTGGTTGCCTCCGGTACTCGCCTCACTCGACCGGCCGTTCGCCATCGAGCGCCCCGATGAACTCCGCGCCCTCGTCATCGCGCTCGCCGATCGCTTCACGTCCTATGCCCGCCAAGCCTGA
- a CDS encoding glutaredoxin domain-containing protein — translation MTRAWILPMLLVFCGSALAAGLIVSGTPGAAAAFLLVFVLLAGVNSPLIFPRSIGALEAQRRSAVDGRPVVFWRPGCKYCMRLRIRLGRSARQVHWVDIWRDPAGAAAVRAANDGNETVPTVIVAGQPHTNPDPAWVREQLSRST, via the coding sequence ATGACGCGCGCATGGATCTTGCCGATGCTGCTGGTGTTCTGCGGATCAGCCCTTGCGGCTGGCCTGATCGTCAGCGGGACCCCCGGCGCAGCCGCAGCCTTCCTGCTGGTCTTTGTCCTGCTCGCAGGCGTGAACTCGCCTCTGATCTTCCCGAGGTCGATCGGCGCGTTGGAGGCACAACGCCGCAGCGCGGTCGACGGCCGGCCGGTCGTCTTCTGGCGACCGGGCTGCAAGTACTGCATGCGACTGCGCATCCGGCTTGGCCGCAGCGCCCGCCAGGTGCACTGGGTCGACATCTGGCGCGACCCGGCTGGAGCCGCAGCGGTGAGGGCAGCCAACGACGGCAACGAGACCGTGCCGACCGTCATCGTGGCGGGCCAGCCGCACACAAACCCCGATCCTGCATGGGTACGCGAGCAACTCTCCCGTTCCACGTGA
- a CDS encoding DegT/DnrJ/EryC1/StrS family aminotransferase, producing the protein MRVALYDHAKLYREHREAIDAAIARVLESGQFTWGEQVPAFEEEFASWVDARHAVAMGSGTAALTTALRALEIGPGDEVITVANTELTGIAAISAVGATVVWVDIDPESRCIDTTACEAAITPRTRALLPVDMYGHPADMIEMRRIADRHGLALVEDACIALGAEIDGRRLGSHADVTCFSFSPGKHLGAMGAAGACTTQNAALADRIHKLASDGQARGRHYDPKPRIGQHHETEGHNQRMDEMQAAILRAKLPHLDETLAVRRAHADRYTERLVGLADLPGERTGFRHAWRNYVIELDRRDELAAHLFAHGIGCNALYSPPMHLQPVYRGLGYAVGSLPRTERSGKRLLGLPLGPPLSLEQIDIVADEVHAGLA; encoded by the coding sequence ATGAGAGTCGCGCTCTACGATCACGCCAAGCTCTATCGTGAGCACCGTGAGGCAATCGATGCCGCTATCGCCCGAGTGCTTGAAAGCGGACAGTTCACTTGGGGTGAGCAAGTGCCAGCTTTCGAGGAGGAATTCGCAAGTTGGGTCGACGCGCGGCATGCGGTCGCCATGGGCTCGGGTACGGCCGCCCTGACGACCGCGCTACGCGCGCTCGAGATCGGACCGGGAGACGAAGTCATCACGGTTGCAAATACCGAGCTCACCGGAATAGCGGCGATCAGCGCGGTCGGTGCAACCGTCGTCTGGGTCGACATCGACCCCGAGTCACGATGCATCGACACAACCGCATGCGAAGCCGCGATCACGCCACGGACACGCGCCCTGTTGCCTGTCGACATGTACGGCCATCCCGCCGACATGATCGAGATGCGCCGCATCGCCGATCGCCATGGTCTTGCACTCGTCGAGGATGCCTGTATCGCGCTCGGCGCAGAGATCGACGGCAGGAGGCTCGGCAGCCATGCCGACGTCACCTGCTTCAGCTTCTCCCCTGGAAAACACCTTGGCGCCATGGGAGCCGCAGGCGCCTGCACGACACAGAATGCCGCTTTGGCAGACCGGATCCACAAGCTTGCGTCCGACGGTCAGGCTCGTGGACGGCACTACGACCCGAAGCCAAGGATCGGCCAGCACCACGAGACGGAGGGCCATAACCAGCGGATGGACGAGATGCAGGCGGCCATCCTTCGCGCGAAGCTGCCCCATCTCGACGAGACGCTGGCCGTGCGGCGCGCTCATGCCGACCGCTATACCGAGCGTCTCGTCGGCCTGGCCGATCTGCCTGGAGAAAGGACGGGCTTCCGACATGCTTGGCGCAACTATGTCATCGAGCTCGATCGAAGAGATGAGCTGGCCGCTCACCTCTTCGCTCATGGAATTGGCTGCAACGCCCTCTACTCTCCGCCAATGCATCTTCAGCCGGTCTACAGAGGTCTCGGATACGCTGTCGGCAGCCTGCCCAGGACGGAGCGTTCAGGCAAACGGCTTCTTGGCCTGCCGCTCGGACCGCCCCTGAGCCTTGAGCAGATCGACATCGTCGCCGACGAGGTCCACGCCGGATTGGCCTGA